A genomic segment from Amphiura filiformis chromosome 10, Afil_fr2py, whole genome shotgun sequence encodes:
- the LOC140162776 gene encoding IgGFc-binding protein-like, translating to MAVMLRSAGLWLGLVLLLSSHGAIAERSEDLCGKNFVFAFPPNLHPSSNEFQVVLTSCSSASRTTVNISTPSHDIQYFSTQFISNSESLTVTLPGEIADEREVFFIHGTVLISSDHDITVVAVSGQKRTMASFPIIPTTSLGQEYVVITYVNEVESTGLPAEFAISSLSENTHVTIQLSNDALPSNDWSVQYSADEQVELDLFSYDSVLFRSAEGLTGTQIRSDKPISVVAGSACIFVPNDLLACDHIVEHIPPVNRWGSRYIVPPFMGRQSGYVYRVVAARDETRITYQDKESRTIVIDKGEFIERNIEEDYTSLVTADKPILVAQFAKGNFTDGIGDPAMLIVTPIEQYVSQVAFSTFNVSAHDIENEYLTVITLCDHLDNLRLNGMSLEVSDGSMMRVDVLTDYCVLRRPLWTKGYHKITSVSLATKFTAFQYGFGIRIAYAHPVAFGLKKITCKGYDKRGGEKEQNANHKIQRSPCLPVLIMPLCTHTMAEYPPYPGTSQLPWITQMTS from the exons GTGCAATAGCCGAAAGATCGGAAGATCTCTGTGGAAAAAACTTTGTATTCGCCTTCCCGCCAAATCTTCACCCATCTTCCAATGAATTCCAAGTAGTACTAACATCGTGCAGTTCAGCAAGTAGAACTACGGTGAATATATCCACCCCATCACACGATATCCAATATTTTAGTACTCAATTTATTTCCAATTCGGAAAGTTTGACTGTAACATTACCAGGTGAAATTGCAGACGAAAGAGAGGTATTCTTTATACATGGGACAGTATTGATATCGTCTGACCATGATATTACAGTAGTCGCGGTGTCAGGACAAAAAAGAACTATGGCATCATTTCCCATAATTCCTACTACCTCCTTAGGTCAGGAGTACGTGGTGATTACGTATGTAAATGAGGTGGAAAGTACTGGACTTCCGGCTGAATTTGCAATTTCATCTCTAAGTGAAAATACCCATGTGACAATACAGTTAAGCAATGATGCCTTACCAAGCAATGATTGGAGTGTGCAATATTCTGCCGATGAGCAGGTCGAACTCGATTTATTCAGCTACGATTCCGTTTTGTTCCGAAGCGCGGAAGGTCTAACCGGCACTCAAATCCGGTCGGATAAACCAATCTCAGTTGTTGCTGGTAGTGCCTGTATTTTTGTACCAAATGATCTTCTCGCTTGTGATCATATCGTGGAACACATTCCTCCAGTTAACCGCTGGGGTTCGCGCTACATCGTCCCCCCTTTTATGGGACGGCAATCTGGGTATGTCTACCGCGTGGTGGCAGCACGAGATGAAACGCGGATAACATACCAAGATAAAGAAAGTCGCACCATTGTGATTGATAAGGGCGAATTCATAGAAAGGAATATTGAGGAAGATTATACCAGCCTGGTTACGGCGGATAAACCCATTCTTGTGGCTCAATTTGCCAAAG GTAATTTTACGGATGGCATTGGAGATCCAGCCATGTTAATCGTGACACCCATCGAACAATATGTCTCACAAGTTGCCTTCAGCACTTTCAATGTCTCAGCACACGATATAGAAAACGAATACCTCACCGTGATCACCCTATGCGATCATCTGGACAATCTTCGTCTAAATGGAATGTCATTGGAAGTATCAGATGGCTCAATGATGAGAGTAGACGTCTTGACTGATTATTGTGTATTGCGGAGACCACTTTGGACCAAAGGGTATCATAAGATCACAAGTGTCAGTCTGGCTACGAAGTTCACGGCGTTCCAGTATGGATTCGGTATAAGGATTGCCTATGCTCATCCGGTAGCGTTTGGGTTAAAGAAAATAACGTGTAAAGGATATGATAAGCGTGGAGGTGAGAAGGAGCAAAATGCAAACCACAAG ATACAGAGAAGCCCGTGCTTACCTGTCCTAATAATGCCACTCTGTACACATACAATGGCGGAGTACCCACCTTATCCTGGGACGAGCCAATTGCCGTGGATAACTCAGATGACgtcatag